The sequence AACAGCCTGATGGAACTAATACGCTCTCACTTCAGACAAGAATAAAAGTTGGGACAAAATTATTAATTGTTACAAGTGAATTTACTAAGTATTTAGGAGGGTGTTCTACTTTTGAGCGAGCTATTACTATGGCAACTTGCTTACCATCTATCAGGTTCTACATTATTAGGAATAACAGAGCAAGAGCCTTTAGGAACTCTACCAATTCCAATACGAACTGCTGTTCTTAAAACTGTAAAGCAGTTCAACCCAGACTCTATTGATTTAAGATTAAACAAAAAATCTCCTCTTGATTTTGGTGAAGGTGAATATGAGTGGGTAGAAAGTTGGAATTACAAAAACTCTTCACAACTCGACCCTAATTTAGAAAAACTATTACACAAACTTCCACAGCGTTATCCTACCTATCAAAAAGTAGCTCTTAAATTATTAAGACAAGCAGTAGAAAATGGTAAATCGCATCTTGTTTTGGCTGATTTTCAACCGACTATTGCAAGCTTTGCTTTAGCAATTCTAGATTTAATCGCAGTAGTCGAGCAAGTTTCTCAACTGTATGGGTTATCTATAGCGCTACCAAAAGTAGAAATTTATTTGGTGGGTTCAGTTGATATTGGTGTCACAGAATTACTAAAGAATTATCGCGGTGTTGATTTAAATGAAACGTCTAATTTTATCGATTCTCCTCAAACATCTGTGAAATTAGTCAGAAATGAACAGCTACCCGAAGATGTTGATTTTATATCGGTTGCTGAGTCTTTAAATAATAATCCACACAAGAATAGTCACAGCTTTAATGATTTAGAAAGACTAGGGCTAGAGTTTGTTGACTGTGTTAGAGATGTACCACCTTTACAAGCACATCCGGTATCTTTTGAACGACCAACCCTAGACTACTTTGCTCGTCGCTATTTTCCACTACCAGAACTTAAACTAGAACAAGTAGAACTTATTCAAAAAGCTTTAGACAACCAGTCAATATTAGGGCTTTTACCAACGGGTTTTGGTAAATCATTGATATTTCAACTTTATGCTTTATTAATTCCTCGGACGACATTAGTTATCAGTCCCCTAAAAGCGCTTATCCGCGACCAGGTAAACAACTTAAAGCGGACTGGTTTAAACTGTGTGGAATCTATAATTTCTGGAGAGACAGCAAAGCAAAGGAAAACGAAACTAGAAGGTCTTAAGTTTGCTCGTTATCGAATGTTGTACGTTTCACCGGAACGTTTACAGATAGGTGAATTTTACGATGAGTTAAAGGCGATAATGCATCAGAATCCCATTGGGGGATTGGTAATTGATGAAGCTCATTGTGTCTCTGAATGGGGACATGATTTCAGACCAGCTTATTTACAAATTGGACGTTTACAACAAACTTTAGAAACTGCTTCCGGAAGTAAAGTACCAATTATCGCTTTAACCGCAACAGCTTCCGAACCAGTTCGCAAAGATATTCTGCGAATTCTAGGACTTTCACAAGAAAGTATAGTCCAATCTCCTAACAGCGACAGACCTAATTTCAGTCTTTCGGTACATCGTGTTAGCCAACCTAAAGATAAAATGATTCTTCTAAAAGGTTTACTTCAAAAAATTGTTCCTAACGTGCTTAATATACCTTTTGAAGAATTAATCCCAGAAAATAACGATCCAAAGTATGCAGGAATTATTTTCAGTATTTATGCCGATCCTCACGGAAAATCAACGCTGCACGAAGGAGTACATTACATTGCAGACAATGTTGCTAAACAGGTAGTTCCAGAAGCAAGTTTGGTTAGGGTATATGCTAGTAGACAACCAGAATATTGCCCAAGTTGTAATTCCTCATTTTTCATAAACAAAAGTAAGAATGCTTTTTGCTTATCCTGTGGTGATTCTTTTGGGCTTAGGCAAGGTAAAAAAGCGAAAAACTGGGATAAATTTCTTCAAGAATGTCAAGATGCTTTTCAAAGCGATAAATTCCCTTTGTTAGTTGCGACAAACGGATATGGAATGGGAATTGATAAGCGTAATATTCGCTTTATTATTCACCATGGTTTTTCAAGTAGCCTTGAAGCATATTACCAAGAAGCTGGGAGAGCTGGTCGCGATGGTCAGCATTCTCATATAGCTTTAATGTATATTCCTCCAGATAAAAAATGTAAACAAGAATATCTAGATAAAAAGCTTGAGCCTCCATGTGTAGCTATAAACTACCGTCGATACGATTGTCCTTATTATGAAGACTATTTGTGTGACTATGGTCATCAGGCAATCTTTATTCGTAAAAGTTACGAAGGCATAGAAAAAGATATTAATTCTGTCTTCACAGTGTATGAAAAACTCAAATCTGGAGAAACTGTAAAATTTACTAGTAATTCAGATAAAAAAGAAGAAATTTATCTTTATAGATTACAGCAATTAGGCATAGTTAAACAATATTATAAGCATTATAACAAAGGATTTAGAGGTGAATATAAAGTAATATTTGACGATAATTGGGATTGGCAACAGCTAGCTAATTATCTCAAACAATTTTTAGTGGACACTGGTTTTGACGATAAAAAAGCTAAAGATGAAATAGAGAAAATACACAAAAAAGTTTCATATTCATCCCAAAATATTAAAATTATACTCTTAAAAGAAGCATTAAAGAGTCTTTTAGAGCGTGTTTATGAAAGAATATTTAGAATGCGTTATCAAATGCTTAGCAATCAACTTGATTATGCAGAGAGTGATAAAGAAGAAGTATGTCGTCGCGTATTCCTTAGAGGTATATTTGATTTAGACAAGCATTTAGCAACTGAAAATTACCGATGTGGTTTTTGTGATTCGTGTGTTCCTAATCTCAATTTTGAAAACAGTAAAGCTGCTGTTTTAATGGAAGAAGCTCAAGTTGAGGATCTTATAGAAAAACTACCTAATGTATTAGAACAATTTGATAGAGATAATCTGTTTGAAATTTTAAACCTTACCATAGAAAAAGGTGCTATCGCTGGACTATTTGCTCGCGTTGCTAACCGTCTTGAACGCGACCCGAGCAATTTACCAGCACTTTATTTAGCAGGTGCATTAGGTAGACTGCGGAAAGGGAAAGAAATCATAGCTTTTGAATATTTAAAATTTGGTTTTAAAGAAGGTATAAAACAAGGTTTATCTCCCGATAATCTGCTTATCTTTTATCAAGAAGCAGTACTTTTAAACCCCGAAGAAGCATTTAGCTGGTTAACAGAAGTTGGTGGATATTGGGATAATCAAGCAGGATTGCAATTTTTAATTGAAGAAGCTAATCAAAGGTTTGGAATTGATTCGACACAATACCGTATTCTAATTTTACTTTTGCAAGTTAGAAAGTTGAATAAAGTCAGCGATGATTCTATTAACTTAAAACCAGGAATCAAAAAATTAAAGCAAGGATTTGAACGATTAAACTAATATAACTAAGGTAAATATTATGGCAGATGATTTAAATAGTTTAGAGCAACTAGAAAGAGAAATAGCTGATTACCGCAGTAAGTTTCAGCAATCTTCTAAAGTTATTGATGATTTAGCGCAAATTCAATTTGATTTTGAGGACGTTACAGATGAGTATCAAGAACTAAACAACGAACATCAAGTGCTGACGGAATATATCAAGAAAACACAAACTGAATTTGCGGCTTTAAAAGTTGAATCAAGAAATAATATTGACGAAATAGTTCGGACACAGGAAAATTTTAATCGAGCTTTCACTACATTTGAAAATGCAGCTATAGAAAATATCAATCAAAAACTAGAAATATCAAATCAGCGTCTTATAGAATTAGAAAATCATACAAAACAACGATTAGAAGCAAGTTTCAATGGAGCGAAACAAGCTTTAAACTCACTGCAAACTCAATCAACAGATGCTGTAAATCAAATAACTCAAATACAAGAAGATTTCAACCAACGCTTTGCAAATCTTGAAAAAGTAAACTTAAAGCAGATACAAGAAACTCAACAAAGCTTGAATAACCATTTCAAAACTCTCGAAACAAATACTGAATCAAAATGGGAGCAATTTCAGCAGCAGACTAATTATCAAAGAAATATATTTAGGGAAAATAGTGAGCAGCGCTTCACAAAATTAACAGAAAACATTGATACTCGGCTAGAAGAAAGATTAGATGAGACGACACAAGTTTTAAACTCACTGCAAACTCAATCAACAGATGCTGTAAATCAAATAACCCGAACGCAAGAAGATTTCAACCAGCGTTTTGAAAACCTCGAAAAGAATAACTTAAAGCAGATACAACAAAATCAAGAAAGTTTGAATCAGCGTTTAACAACTTTTGAAAATGCAACTGAGTCAAAATTAAACCAGTACCAGCAACAGATTTCTTCCGATATAACTAAATTAGAACAGAACAATCAAAATCTGAATAAAAAGCTTGAACTACAACTTACAGAATTAAATAAAAGTACAAAAAGAACACAATCGCTCGCTATTATTGCTATTGTGCTAGGTATCATTGCTGCAACTTTTGCAGTACTTCCATTCTTCTCTAAAACGACAAATGAAGTAGAATCTCGTAGCTTTCAAACACCACGAGTTTCTAAACATAATATGCTTTAGTATCACCAGAGTGATGAGTTAGGAGTTATAAATACTGCTGACTGTTCACTGTTCACTGTTTATTTTCTCTTGCCTCTAACCTGAACTTTCCTATCAGTCTTCTGCTTCTTCACCCATTTCAAAAACTTCTGCATTTGCGGTTCATCTTTAAGCAAATCGGCAGTATTTAACTCTTTCGCTAAACGATTATTATCGTACAGCGTATGAACTTGTTTATGGCAAGCAGAGCAAATATTAATTCTCGGACCATGTTTACCATTTTTATGTTTGGGAATCAGGTGATGTACCGTCAGCTTTTCCAAATCCCGCTGGCATAATTCACAAATCATAATATTAAAGGTTGAAGGTCAAAGGTTAAAGGTTAAAGGTTAAAAGTTAAAGGTTAAAGTTCAAAGTATAATAGCTCTTAACAACTAACAAATAACAACTAACTATTCAAATATCAAATAAGTTCCCTCCAACCCTTCTAAAATTGTCCTTGTATTAGCTGTCATCATCTTTTGATAAGTATCTGCTCCGCTTCCCGGTACGCCTAAACTTTCTGTAAAAAGCTGCCTTTGGGATATATTTACTCGTGCTTCTTTAGCTACGGACTTGATTAATTCAGGGCTAATTGTAGGCTGTGCGAAGATTGTGGGTACTTGGGTTTTTGCTAATGTCGTAGCTAATAGTTTAACTTTGGTATCTGATGTTTTTTCTGTAGGACTAATAAATCTCAAGGTTCCTGCTAATTTCAAACCATAAGCACGAACGTAGTAAGCCATCTCATCATGAGTTGTGACTAAAGTGCGTTTCTTGGGAGGAATACTTTCAATTCTTGTTTTTATCCAATTGTCTAATTCTAAAAGTTGTTTCTTTATTTTCTTAGTATTATTTTGATAGAGTTTGGCATTTTCTGGTATTTCTCTAACTAAATTAATACTAATTACATCTATCATTTTGATGGCATTTTTGGCATTGTGCCATACGTAAGGGTCGGCGACTTTTTTCCCATTTCTAGTTACCATCAGTGGTGAAGGTACGGCTATTTTTGCTACGGGAAGCTTTGGTGCTTTATTTTTACTTGAAAGGATAAATTTTTCTAATCTAGGTTCTAAATTGTAACCGTTAAAAATAATTAATTTAGCTTGATTTATTGCTTCTTGGTCTGCTGGTGTTGGCTGATAGACTTTGGGATTTATTGATGGTGAAGTTAAACACTTAAGACTAATTGTTTTTCCCGCAATTTGTTTTGTTAAGTCACATAAAACACTTGTTGTTGCAACTACTAAAGGTAAATCTTTCTTAATTGTAGTAGTAGTAACAGTTGTTGTATAAGAAGCAGTTTTATTCGCATCTGAATTATTACAGCCATAAATTGATACAGTAG comes from Rivularia sp. PCC 7116 and encodes:
- a CDS encoding DEAD/DEAH box helicase is translated as MSELLLWQLAYHLSGSTLLGITEQEPLGTLPIPIRTAVLKTVKQFNPDSIDLRLNKKSPLDFGEGEYEWVESWNYKNSSQLDPNLEKLLHKLPQRYPTYQKVALKLLRQAVENGKSHLVLADFQPTIASFALAILDLIAVVEQVSQLYGLSIALPKVEIYLVGSVDIGVTELLKNYRGVDLNETSNFIDSPQTSVKLVRNEQLPEDVDFISVAESLNNNPHKNSHSFNDLERLGLEFVDCVRDVPPLQAHPVSFERPTLDYFARRYFPLPELKLEQVELIQKALDNQSILGLLPTGFGKSLIFQLYALLIPRTTLVISPLKALIRDQVNNLKRTGLNCVESIISGETAKQRKTKLEGLKFARYRMLYVSPERLQIGEFYDELKAIMHQNPIGGLVIDEAHCVSEWGHDFRPAYLQIGRLQQTLETASGSKVPIIALTATASEPVRKDILRILGLSQESIVQSPNSDRPNFSLSVHRVSQPKDKMILLKGLLQKIVPNVLNIPFEELIPENNDPKYAGIIFSIYADPHGKSTLHEGVHYIADNVAKQVVPEASLVRVYASRQPEYCPSCNSSFFINKSKNAFCLSCGDSFGLRQGKKAKNWDKFLQECQDAFQSDKFPLLVATNGYGMGIDKRNIRFIIHHGFSSSLEAYYQEAGRAGRDGQHSHIALMYIPPDKKCKQEYLDKKLEPPCVAINYRRYDCPYYEDYLCDYGHQAIFIRKSYEGIEKDINSVFTVYEKLKSGETVKFTSNSDKKEEIYLYRLQQLGIVKQYYKHYNKGFRGEYKVIFDDNWDWQQLANYLKQFLVDTGFDDKKAKDEIEKIHKKVSYSSQNIKIILLKEALKSLLERVYERIFRMRYQMLSNQLDYAESDKEEVCRRVFLRGIFDLDKHLATENYRCGFCDSCVPNLNFENSKAAVLMEEAQVEDLIEKLPNVLEQFDRDNLFEILNLTIEKGAIAGLFARVANRLERDPSNLPALYLAGALGRLRKGKEIIAFEYLKFGFKEGIKQGLSPDNLLIFYQEAVLLNPEEAFSWLTEVGGYWDNQAGLQFLIEEANQRFGIDSTQYRILILLLQVRKLNKVSDDSINLKPGIKKLKQGFERLN
- a CDS encoding HNH endonuclease; this encodes MICELCQRDLEKLTVHHLIPKHKNGKHGPRINICSACHKQVHTLYDNNRLAKELNTADLLKDEPQMQKFLKWVKKQKTDRKVQVRGKRK
- a CDS encoding metal ABC transporter solute-binding protein, Zn/Mn family, giving the protein MLEKLPLNKVLRIIFVLATVSIYGCNNSDANKTASYTTTVTTTTIKKDLPLVVATTSVLCDLTKQIAGKTISLKCLTSPSINPKVYQPTPADQEAINQAKLIIFNGYNLEPRLEKFILSSKNKAPKLPVAKIAVPSPLMVTRNGKKVADPYVWHNAKNAIKMIDVISINLVREIPENAKLYQNNTKKIKKQLLELDNWIKTRIESIPPKKRTLVTTHDEMAYYVRAYGLKLAGTLRFISPTEKTSDTKVKLLATTLAKTQVPTIFAQPTISPELIKSVAKEARVNISQRQLFTESLGVPGSGADTYQKMMTANTRTILEGLEGTYLIFE